The Microbacterium paraoxydans genome includes a window with the following:
- the csrA gene encoding carbon storage regulator CsrA, with translation MLVLTRRIGESVRIDGEIEVTLLDIKGDSVRIGVKAPRETRIQRTEIIEAVVAENVSAAADTDASAADAITAALARGREKQTP, from the coding sequence ATGCTGGTGTTGACGAGGCGGATCGGTGAGAGCGTGCGCATCGACGGCGAGATCGAGGTCACGCTGCTCGACATCAAGGGCGACAGCGTGCGCATCGGCGTCAAGGCCCCGCGGGAGACCCGGATCCAGCGCACCGAGATCATCGAGGCCGTCGTCGCCGAGAACGTCTCCGCCGCCGCCGACACCGACGCGAGCGCCGCGGATGCGATCACCGCGGCACTCGCGCGAGGGCGCGAGAAGCAGACCCCCTAG
- a CDS encoding flagellar biosynthesis protein FlhA, with protein sequence MKKLLTTLGVPIGVVGIIMLLVVPVPPFLLDVLIILNIMFALVILLTSMFVKKPLDFSVFPSLLLVATLFRLGLNVASTRLVLGEAYAGQVIEAFGAIAVGGSLIIGAVVFLILVVIQFVVVTKGAERVAEVGARFTLDAMPGKQMAIDADLNAGLISDTEARERRAEVAAESDFYGAMDGASKFVKGDAIAGLVIIIINLVGGIAIGLVQHGMSIDQAVSTYSLLTIGDGLVTQIPALLMAVSTGMIVTRSTAEAEMGSAASTQLGQSRNALIIAGSAAIVMALIPHMPMLPFLVIGALLLLIAQRITATRKREEAEAAQAPAPAPVDQPEELIERMRVHPLEILLAPDIVDLVTGGPDDLLARVKALRRRIALDLGLVTPPVRTRDSIELPQATYVIRIAGVETGRGTAPTGSVLALGQGLDSLPGTAALDPVFGLEGKWIPMEMRHSAEFAGATVIDRASVIITHLSSVIQTHAARLLSREDVRQLTDALKQVSPSAVEELTPALLSLAEVQRVLQGLLAERVPINDLSRIYEALALRAKTSTDPEGLIEAARAALGPAIASRFAEDGTLRVVMIAPLLEQAMLESLRPGDEGSQIVFDPPRMEAVIASVKQAVATPTDGGEPVLVCAPSLRPAVRRLVSAQTDGLPVLSYSEATAAPLTIETIGVVRDSSTASLGAAPAAPVG encoded by the coding sequence ATGAAGAAGCTCCTCACCACGCTCGGGGTGCCGATCGGCGTCGTCGGCATCATCATGCTGCTCGTCGTCCCGGTGCCGCCGTTCCTGCTCGACGTGCTGATCATCCTCAACATCATGTTCGCGCTGGTGATCCTGCTGACGTCGATGTTCGTGAAGAAGCCGCTCGACTTCTCGGTGTTCCCCTCGCTGCTGCTCGTGGCGACGCTGTTCCGGCTCGGGCTCAACGTCGCCTCCACCCGCCTCGTCCTCGGCGAGGCGTACGCGGGACAGGTGATCGAGGCGTTCGGGGCGATCGCGGTGGGCGGCTCGCTCATCATCGGCGCCGTCGTGTTCCTCATCCTCGTCGTGATCCAGTTCGTCGTGGTGACCAAAGGTGCAGAGCGCGTGGCCGAGGTCGGCGCCCGGTTCACGCTCGACGCGATGCCGGGCAAGCAGATGGCCATCGACGCCGACCTCAACGCCGGCCTCATCAGCGACACCGAAGCCCGCGAGCGCCGGGCGGAGGTCGCCGCCGAGTCCGACTTCTACGGCGCGATGGACGGCGCCTCGAAGTTCGTCAAGGGCGACGCGATCGCCGGGCTCGTGATCATCATCATCAACCTCGTCGGCGGCATCGCGATCGGCCTCGTCCAGCACGGCATGTCGATCGACCAGGCGGTGAGCACCTACAGCCTGCTCACGATCGGCGACGGCCTCGTCACCCAGATCCCCGCGCTGCTCATGGCGGTCTCGACCGGCATGATCGTCACCCGCTCGACCGCCGAGGCCGAGATGGGATCGGCCGCATCGACGCAGCTCGGCCAGTCGCGCAACGCCCTCATCATCGCGGGGTCCGCGGCCATCGTCATGGCGCTCATCCCGCACATGCCGATGCTCCCCTTCCTGGTGATCGGCGCCCTGCTGCTGCTCATCGCCCAGCGCATCACCGCGACCCGCAAGCGGGAGGAGGCGGAGGCGGCGCAGGCACCCGCTCCCGCGCCGGTGGACCAGCCGGAGGAGCTCATCGAGCGCATGCGGGTGCACCCCCTCGAGATCCTCCTCGCCCCGGACATCGTGGATCTGGTGACCGGCGGCCCCGACGACCTCCTCGCGAGGGTCAAGGCGCTGCGGCGGCGCATCGCGCTCGACCTCGGTCTGGTCACCCCGCCCGTGCGCACCAGGGACAGCATCGAGCTTCCCCAGGCGACCTACGTCATCCGCATCGCGGGCGTCGAGACCGGGCGGGGCACCGCGCCGACCGGGTCGGTGCTGGCGCTCGGACAGGGCCTGGACAGCCTGCCGGGGACCGCCGCCCTCGACCCCGTGTTCGGTCTCGAGGGCAAGTGGATCCCGATGGAGATGCGCCACAGCGCCGAGTTCGCCGGAGCCACGGTGATCGACCGGGCGAGCGTCATCATCACCCACCTGTCGAGCGTGATCCAGACGCACGCCGCCCGCCTGCTCAGCCGCGAGGACGTGCGTCAGCTCACCGACGCCCTGAAGCAGGTCTCTCCCTCGGCGGTCGAGGAGCTCACCCCCGCGCTGCTGTCGCTCGCGGAGGTCCAGCGGGTGCTGCAGGGGCTGCTCGCCGAACGGGTGCCGATCAACGACCTCAGCCGCATCTACGAGGCGCTCGCGCTCCGTGCGAAGACCTCCACCGACCCGGAGGGACTGATCGAGGCCGCCCGTGCCGCCCTGGGACCGGCCATCGCCTCCCGCTTCGCGGAGGACGGCACCCTCCGAGTCGTCATGATCGCCCCGCTGCTGGAACAGGCGATGCTGGAGAGTCTTCGTCCCGGCGACGAGGGCTCGCAGATCGTCTTCGACCCGCCGCGGATGGAAGCGGTGATCGCGTCGGTGAAGCAGGCCGTGGCGACGCCGACGGACGGCGGCGAACCGGTGCTCGTCTGCGCCCCCTCGCTGCGTCCCGCCGTGCGGCGGCTGGTGTCGGCGCAGACCGACGGCCTCCCCGTCCTCTCCTACAGCGAGGCGACCGCCGCTCCCCTCACGATCGAGACGATCGGCGTGGTCCGCGACTCCTCCACCGCGTCGCTCGGGGCCGCCCCCGCCGCACCAGTAGGCTGA
- the tsaE gene encoding tRNA (adenosine(37)-N6)-threonylcarbamoyltransferase complex ATPase subunit type 1 TsaE, with protein MSLDPAFLGRRRISTSEEMEQLGLRIGEQLEPGDLLILTGPLGAGKTTFTRGLAEGLGVRGPVQSPTFVIARTHPSLVGRAPLVHVDAYRLGSAAELDDLDLDLERSVVVVEWGRGMAEELADAWWDIEIERPVGAGEDDALDPSELDADAPRVVTITREERA; from the coding sequence GTGAGCCTGGACCCCGCGTTCCTCGGACGCCGCCGGATCTCCACCTCCGAGGAGATGGAGCAGCTCGGCCTGCGCATCGGCGAGCAGCTCGAGCCGGGCGACCTCCTGATCCTCACCGGGCCGCTGGGGGCGGGCAAGACCACGTTCACCCGCGGCCTGGCCGAGGGCCTCGGGGTGCGCGGTCCCGTGCAGAGCCCCACGTTCGTGATCGCCCGCACGCATCCGTCGCTCGTCGGCCGCGCGCCGCTCGTGCACGTCGACGCCTATCGCCTCGGCTCCGCGGCGGAACTCGACGACCTCGACCTCGACCTGGAGCGATCGGTCGTGGTCGTGGAATGGGGCCGCGGTATGGCGGAGGAGCTCGCCGACGCCTGGTGGGACATCGAGATCGAACGCCCCGTCGGTGCCGGCGAGGACGACGCCCTCGACCCGTCGGAACTCGACGCCGACGCACCTCGCGTCGTCACGATCACCCGTGAGGAGCGCGCGTGA
- a CDS encoding holo-ACP synthase, with the protein MIIGTGIDLVDIPRFERTMTRTPRLRERLFAPSERELRLPSLAARYAAKEALIKALGGSDGVHWTEIEIASEASGKPHFVLSGSTAAVVEERGIRTLHLTLTHDAGLAAAFVVAEGAPL; encoded by the coding sequence GTGATCATCGGCACCGGCATCGACCTCGTGGACATCCCGAGGTTCGAGCGCACGATGACCCGCACCCCTCGCCTGCGCGAGCGGCTGTTCGCTCCGTCCGAACGGGAGCTCCGGCTGCCCTCTCTGGCCGCGCGATATGCCGCGAAGGAAGCGCTGATCAAGGCGCTCGGCGGCTCCGACGGCGTGCACTGGACCGAGATCGAGATCGCCTCGGAGGCCTCCGGAAAGCCGCACTTCGTGCTGTCCGGATCCACCGCCGCGGTCGTCGAGGAGCGCGGCATCCGCACGCTGCATCTCACCCTCACCCACGATGCCGGCCTCGCCGCCGCATTCGTCGTCGCCGAAGGAGCCCCGCTGTGA
- a CDS encoding FadR/GntR family transcriptional regulator, with protein MTTVRRESLAEQAAELLLARIGAGEWEVGGKLPGETTLAPQLGVGRSTAREAIRILAGRGVLATRQGAGVFVTAVEPAPTWDAVLDRADIIAVLEARTAIEVEAAALAAERRTAADLDELRRTLAERDRRRADIRAHVEADMAFHRAVVVASGNPVLRELFDGFAPRSLQAMIDMLRIRGHHGDAADQDAHGRIGDAIAARDPRTAGALTREHLDTVKRLFG; from the coding sequence ATGACGACCGTGCGCCGCGAATCCCTCGCCGAACAGGCCGCCGAGCTGCTCCTCGCCCGGATCGGAGCCGGCGAATGGGAGGTCGGCGGGAAGCTGCCCGGCGAGACGACGCTCGCTCCGCAGCTCGGCGTGGGTCGCTCGACGGCCCGCGAGGCGATCCGCATCCTGGCCGGGCGCGGTGTGCTCGCCACCCGCCAGGGCGCGGGCGTCTTCGTCACGGCCGTCGAGCCCGCCCCGACCTGGGATGCCGTCCTCGACCGCGCCGACATCATCGCGGTCCTCGAGGCCCGCACCGCGATCGAAGTCGAGGCCGCGGCGCTCGCTGCGGAGCGCCGGACCGCGGCCGACCTGGACGAGCTGAGGCGCACGCTCGCCGAACGCGACCGTCGACGCGCGGACATCCGCGCGCACGTCGAGGCGGACATGGCCTTCCACCGGGCCGTCGTCGTCGCCTCCGGCAATCCCGTGCTGCGAGAGCTGTTCGACGGCTTCGCCCCGCGCTCGCTGCAGGCCATGATCGACATGCTGCGCATCCGCGGCCATCACGGCGACGCCGCCGACCAGGACGCGCACGGGCGTATCGGCGATGCGATCGCCGCGCGCGACCCCCGGACAGCCGGCGCCCTGACCCGCGAGCACCTCGATACGGTGAAGAGGCTGTTCGGCTGA
- a CDS encoding response regulator transcription factor: MTAGEPLVAVIIEDDPGVRSLLDEVFLAAGFRTVLAGSGPEGLAAVAAHRPIITTLDINLPGIDGFEVARRIRQVSDTFIIMLSALADESDVVLGLTSGADEYLVKPFRPRELRARIEALLRRTRTPATDPLPLAAAQVPAASTPVPAASPAPSAALPAGAAADATVATWRGLVHRDLSLDLDTRLVLVAQRPVELTPTEFDLLAALLEAGRRVCSKADLALGLRGASGDAFDRVSEPDKRAIETHMANLRRKLGDSPTAPRYIETVRGVGYRLTSDDRRP, translated from the coding sequence GTGACGGCGGGGGAGCCGCTGGTCGCGGTCATCATCGAGGACGACCCCGGGGTCCGGTCGCTGCTGGACGAGGTGTTCCTCGCCGCGGGGTTCCGCACCGTGCTGGCCGGCTCCGGGCCGGAGGGGCTCGCGGCGGTCGCGGCGCACCGTCCGATCATCACCACGCTCGACATCAACCTCCCCGGCATCGACGGCTTCGAGGTCGCGCGGCGCATCCGACAGGTCAGCGACACCTTCATCATCATGCTGTCCGCCCTGGCCGACGAGTCGGACGTGGTGCTCGGCCTCACCTCCGGTGCCGACGAGTACCTGGTGAAGCCTTTCCGGCCGCGCGAGCTGCGTGCCCGGATCGAGGCGCTCCTCCGGCGCACCCGCACCCCGGCGACGGACCCGCTCCCTCTCGCCGCCGCGCAGGTCCCGGCGGCTTCGACCCCCGTGCCCGCGGCCTCACCCGCCCCGAGTGCCGCGCTCCCGGCCGGTGCCGCCGCCGATGCCACCGTGGCCACGTGGCGAGGGCTCGTGCACCGTGACCTCAGTCTCGACCTCGACACGCGCCTCGTGCTCGTCGCCCAGCGCCCCGTCGAACTCACCCCCACCGAGTTCGACCTGCTCGCGGCGCTCCTCGAGGCCGGCCGCCGGGTCTGCAGCAAAGCCGACCTCGCGCTCGGACTGCGCGGAGCCTCCGGCGACGCCTTCGATCGGGTGAGCGAACCCGACAAGCGGGCGATCGAGACGCACATGGCCAATCTGCGTCGGAAGCTCGGCGACAGTCCCACCGCCCCTCGCTACATCGAGACGGTGCGTGGCGTCGGATACCGCCTCACGTCCGACGATCGGCGCCCCTGA
- a CDS encoding 2-isopropylmalate synthase — translation MTPSRAFPTLATPSGALPDDAPHWNRQRPSQMPSHRYRDVYSRVAVPLQTRTWPSARLTQAPLWVPVDLRDGNQALAEPMDPARKRRFFELMVAMGYKEIEVGYPSASRTDYDFVRLLAETDLAPADVTIVVFTPARRDLIERTVESVRGIRNPVVIHMYTATAPTWRDVVLGQGREGLRALILAGGQDVLRLAGELDNVRFEFSPEVFTLTEPDFVLDVCGAMTTLWDATPERPVILNLPATVEVATPNVYADQIEYMHRNLGRRDGVILSVHPHNDRGTGVACAELAVLAGAQRVEGCLFGNGERTGNVDLVTLALNLHAQGVDPMIDFSDIDEIRRTVAHCNGIDIHARHPYAGDLVHTAFSGTHQDAIRKGFAEHRARAAEEGRPEDEIEWRVPYLPIDPADIGRSYDAVIRVNSQSGKGGIAYLLEDAYGIELPRRLQIDLARHVQRRTEQTGREVTAAEVWDIFHAAYLASADTGPLRLRADADVAGGCTTITLHADGVETRTRHDGVGPVEALGTALAAIGLPVEILSLHQTSIGTGPDSDALTLIEYRDGARSEWAAGRDRSVLTATLHAVRNAAERRAATTPARGA, via the coding sequence ATGACCCCATCCCGCGCCTTCCCGACCCTCGCCACCCCGTCCGGCGCCCTCCCCGACGACGCTCCGCACTGGAACAGGCAGCGGCCCTCGCAGATGCCCTCGCATCGCTATCGAGACGTGTACTCCCGTGTCGCCGTGCCGCTGCAGACGCGGACCTGGCCGAGCGCGCGACTGACCCAGGCCCCCCTGTGGGTCCCTGTGGATCTCCGGGACGGGAACCAGGCGCTGGCCGAGCCCATGGACCCGGCCCGCAAGCGGCGCTTCTTCGAGCTCATGGTCGCGATGGGCTACAAGGAGATCGAGGTCGGATACCCCTCGGCCTCCCGGACGGACTACGACTTCGTCCGGCTCCTCGCCGAGACCGACCTCGCTCCTGCCGACGTGACGATCGTGGTGTTCACGCCTGCGCGGCGTGACCTGATCGAGCGGACCGTCGAGTCCGTGCGCGGCATCCGGAACCCCGTCGTCATCCACATGTACACCGCCACGGCGCCGACGTGGCGCGATGTCGTCCTCGGCCAGGGCAGGGAGGGGCTGAGGGCGCTGATCCTCGCCGGCGGCCAGGACGTGCTCCGCCTCGCGGGGGAGCTCGACAACGTCCGCTTCGAGTTCTCCCCCGAGGTGTTCACCCTCACCGAGCCGGACTTCGTCCTCGACGTGTGCGGGGCGATGACGACCCTGTGGGACGCGACCCCCGAGCGTCCCGTGATCCTGAACCTGCCGGCGACCGTCGAGGTCGCGACCCCGAACGTCTACGCGGACCAGATCGAGTACATGCACCGCAACCTCGGGCGTCGCGACGGGGTCATCCTCTCCGTGCATCCGCACAACGACCGCGGTACCGGCGTCGCCTGCGCGGAACTCGCCGTCCTCGCCGGTGCGCAGCGGGTCGAGGGGTGCCTCTTCGGCAACGGGGAGCGCACCGGCAACGTCGACCTCGTGACCCTCGCCCTCAACCTCCACGCGCAGGGGGTCGATCCGATGATCGACTTCTCCGACATCGACGAGATCCGCCGGACCGTCGCGCACTGCAACGGCATCGACATCCACGCGCGGCACCCGTATGCCGGCGACCTCGTGCACACCGCCTTCTCGGGCACCCATCAGGACGCCATCCGGAAAGGGTTCGCGGAGCATCGCGCCCGTGCCGCGGAGGAGGGCCGCCCCGAGGACGAGATCGAATGGCGCGTGCCGTATCTGCCCATCGACCCGGCGGACATCGGCCGCAGCTACGACGCCGTGATCCGCGTCAACTCGCAGTCCGGGAAGGGCGGCATCGCGTACCTGCTGGAAGACGCCTATGGGATCGAGCTGCCGCGGCGCCTGCAGATCGACCTCGCTCGTCACGTCCAGCGGCGCACCGAGCAGACGGGACGCGAGGTCACGGCCGCGGAGGTGTGGGACATCTTCCACGCCGCCTACCTCGCGAGCGCGGACACGGGACCGCTGAGGCTGCGGGCGGATGCCGACGTCGCGGGAGGGTGCACGACGATCACGCTCCATGCCGACGGCGTCGAGACGCGGACCCGCCACGACGGCGTCGGTCCGGTGGAGGCGCTGGGCACGGCGCTCGCGGCAATCGGTCTGCCCGTCGAGATCCTGAGTCTGCACCAGACGAGCATCGGAACGGGCCCGGACAGCGACGCGCTCACCCTGATCGAGTACCGCGACGGCGCACGCTCGGAATGGGCGGCCGGCCGCGACCGCTCCGTGCTGACGGCGACCCTGCACGCCGTGCGGAACGCGGCGGAGCGCCGCGCCGCGACGACGCCGGCCCGCGGGGCCTAG
- the coaA gene encoding type I pantothenate kinase, with amino-acid sequence MDDVTTVDPTLPLSPYREIGRAEWARLAAGLDQPLTETEVVELRGIGDRLDLTEVREVYLPLSRLLSLYASATKQLGAATSTFLQEDDTTTPFVVGVAGSVAVGKSTIARLLRELMSRWPGTPRVELVTTDGFLYPNAELERRGLMDRKGFPESYDRRALIQFLTEVKSGAPEVRAPFYSHMRYDIVPDAHVVVRRPDVVIVEGLNVLQPPPAPNDVAVSDLFDFSIFVDADTAHIEKWYVDRFLALRQGAFSNPNSYFNVFAHLTDEEAITTALGYWNEINMPNLVENVMPTRHRARLVLRKGADHDVESVLLRKL; translated from the coding sequence ATGGACGACGTGACCACCGTCGACCCCACGCTGCCGCTGTCGCCGTACCGGGAGATCGGGCGCGCGGAGTGGGCGCGTCTCGCCGCGGGACTCGACCAGCCGCTCACCGAGACCGAGGTCGTCGAACTCCGAGGCATCGGCGACCGGCTCGACCTCACCGAGGTGCGCGAGGTCTACCTCCCGTTGAGCCGGCTGCTGAGTCTGTACGCGAGCGCGACCAAGCAGCTCGGCGCCGCGACCTCGACGTTCCTGCAGGAGGACGACACCACGACGCCGTTCGTCGTCGGTGTCGCCGGCTCCGTCGCGGTGGGCAAATCGACGATCGCCCGGCTCCTCCGCGAACTCATGAGCCGCTGGCCGGGGACGCCGCGGGTGGAGCTGGTCACGACGGACGGCTTCCTCTACCCGAACGCCGAGCTGGAGCGCCGCGGCCTCATGGACCGCAAGGGCTTCCCCGAGTCGTACGACCGCCGGGCGCTGATCCAGTTCCTCACGGAGGTCAAGAGCGGGGCTCCCGAGGTGCGCGCGCCGTTCTACTCCCACATGCGCTACGACATCGTCCCGGACGCCCACGTCGTGGTGCGCCGGCCGGACGTCGTGATCGTCGAGGGGCTGAACGTCCTGCAGCCCCCGCCGGCGCCGAACGACGTGGCCGTGAGCGACCTCTTCGACTTCTCGATCTTCGTGGACGCCGACACGGCGCACATCGAGAAGTGGTACGTCGACCGGTTCCTCGCTCTGCGGCAGGGTGCCTTCAGCAACCCGAACTCGTACTTCAACGTGTTCGCGCACCTCACGGACGAAGAGGCGATCACCACTGCATTGGGATACTGGAACGAGATCAACATGCCCAACCTCGTCGAGAACGTGATGCCGACTCGGCATCGGGCACGGCTCGTCCTGCGGAAGGGCGCGGATCACGACGTGGAGAGCGTGCTCCTGCGCAAGCTCTGA
- a CDS encoding sensor histidine kinase → MIRTVSIWRWQLVFTASIVAIVVMVAGFKPQTLAIPLFIGGIGLIVVTTLVALMVPWRRLPRTAVTVLPLLDVLGVGLTTNVPDLRLGFLWVFPVVWLATYFSMPWVFVGIALSGGCLVFFSDRSGPPEDVLLRVLTVVITLSFLGVTVRIGAQRSGAARRLLQRRSEQVNRAAERAETNQERVTQVIDALRIALVVVTSAGRILQMNDAYRTLYGRDRFGAALPSASVEYDARRGTALTPERTTLARAAAGESMREERVWLYDGTGQWHALAVTTQPIAGAREGERITLVVIDDVTALLEAAEERRALTAVISHELRNPLTAIIGHVELLRERDDLPGRVPAQIEVIADAGERLQDLVTSMQAQTGRVSHDPFEPVDLRVVVEESAASFAPLMGAARQELVLDGAERMVITGDAFRLRQVLDNLLGNAVKYTPGGGRITVRLAESDGHAEVTVADTGIGIAEEELPRLFEPYFRADSAVRGGIAGTGLGMGIARDIVVAHGGAILVTSEVDVGTTVTVRFPRRMREDPV, encoded by the coding sequence ATGATCCGCACGGTCTCGATCTGGCGGTGGCAGCTGGTGTTCACCGCGAGCATCGTCGCCATCGTGGTGATGGTCGCGGGCTTCAAGCCGCAGACCCTCGCGATCCCGCTGTTCATCGGGGGGATCGGCCTCATCGTCGTCACCACCCTGGTGGCGCTCATGGTCCCGTGGCGACGTCTGCCGCGCACGGCGGTGACGGTCCTCCCGCTGCTCGACGTGCTCGGGGTCGGACTGACGACGAACGTGCCGGATCTCCGGCTCGGCTTCCTCTGGGTCTTCCCCGTGGTCTGGCTGGCGACCTACTTCTCGATGCCCTGGGTGTTCGTCGGCATCGCGCTCAGCGGCGGCTGCCTGGTGTTCTTCTCGGACCGCTCCGGCCCGCCGGAGGACGTGCTGCTGCGCGTGCTCACGGTCGTCATCACCCTGAGCTTCCTCGGCGTGACGGTCCGCATCGGCGCCCAGCGCTCCGGCGCGGCACGGCGGCTCCTGCAGCGCCGCTCCGAGCAGGTGAACCGGGCGGCGGAGCGGGCCGAGACGAACCAGGAGCGCGTCACGCAGGTCATCGACGCGCTGCGCATCGCGCTGGTCGTGGTCACCTCCGCGGGCCGCATCCTGCAGATGAACGACGCCTACCGCACCCTCTACGGCCGTGACCGCTTCGGCGCGGCGCTCCCGTCGGCGTCCGTCGAGTACGACGCCCGGCGCGGGACGGCTCTGACCCCGGAGCGCACGACGCTGGCGCGGGCGGCCGCGGGGGAGTCGATGCGGGAGGAGCGGGTGTGGCTGTACGACGGGACAGGGCAGTGGCACGCCCTGGCCGTGACCACGCAGCCCATCGCCGGAGCCCGGGAGGGGGAGCGCATCACCCTCGTCGTCATCGACGACGTCACCGCGCTCCTGGAGGCCGCCGAGGAGCGGCGGGCGCTGACCGCCGTGATCTCCCACGAGCTGCGCAACCCGCTGACCGCGATCATCGGCCACGTCGAGCTCCTGCGCGAGCGCGACGACCTCCCCGGCCGCGTGCCCGCGCAGATCGAGGTTATCGCGGACGCGGGGGAGCGGCTGCAGGATCTGGTCACGAGCATGCAGGCCCAGACGGGGCGGGTCTCGCACGACCCCTTCGAACCGGTGGACCTGCGCGTGGTCGTCGAGGAGTCGGCCGCGTCGTTCGCGCCCCTGATGGGGGCCGCGCGGCAGGAGCTCGTCCTCGACGGGGCCGAGCGGATGGTGATCACGGGCGACGCGTTCCGGCTGCGTCAGGTGCTGGACAACCTCCTGGGCAACGCCGTGAAGTACACGCCGGGGGGCGGGCGCATCACGGTGCGGCTGGCGGAGTCGGACGGACACGCCGAGGTCACCGTGGCGGACACCGGGATCGGCATCGCCGAGGAGGAGCTGCCGCGGCTGTTCGAGCCCTACTTCCGCGCGGACAGCGCCGTGCGCGGCGGCATCGCCGGCACCGGTCTCGGCATGGGCATCGCGCGGGACATCGTGGTCGCGCACGGCGGCGCCATCCTCGTGACGAGCGAGGTGGACGTCGGGACCACCGTCACCGTCCGCTTCCCCCGACGAATGAGAGAGGACCCCGTATGA
- the alr gene encoding alanine racemase: MTVPFREATIDLDAIADNVRHFRRLTGVEVLVVVKANAYGHGAAATAVAALSAGATRLGVAEIPEALELRRQGVHAPVVAWLHAPGERFLEAAAEGVEVGISSYDQLQAAAAAASADRPVAVHLKLETGLSRNGIAPDDWGTVLAEAARLERIGRLRIVGLFSHLSNASPADDRAALARFEEGVAQAAALGVRPEIRHIAATAAAIDLPETRLDAVRIGIGTYGLSPFDDRSSAELGLRPAMTLRGAVAAVRRVPAGTGVSYDYVHRTDRETTLALVPLGYADGVPRSASGRLPVSIGGRRYTNVGRIAMDQFVVDVGDAPVGVGDEVTLFGDPTLGVPSATDWAEAAGTIGYEIVTRIGHRVPRRTT; this comes from the coding sequence GTGACCGTCCCGTTCCGCGAGGCCACGATCGACCTCGATGCGATCGCCGACAACGTGCGACACTTCCGCAGGCTCACCGGAGTCGAGGTGCTCGTCGTCGTCAAGGCCAACGCCTACGGGCACGGCGCCGCCGCGACCGCCGTGGCCGCGCTCTCCGCCGGTGCGACGCGGCTCGGCGTGGCCGAGATCCCGGAGGCGCTGGAACTGCGGCGTCAGGGCGTGCACGCGCCTGTGGTGGCCTGGCTGCACGCCCCGGGGGAGCGGTTCCTGGAGGCGGCAGCGGAAGGGGTCGAGGTCGGCATCTCGTCGTACGACCAGCTGCAGGCGGCCGCCGCCGCCGCGTCCGCGGACCGCCCGGTCGCCGTGCACCTGAAGCTCGAGACCGGGCTTTCGCGCAACGGCATCGCTCCCGACGACTGGGGGACGGTGCTCGCCGAGGCCGCCCGGCTGGAGCGCATCGGCCGCCTGCGCATCGTGGGCCTCTTCTCGCACCTCTCCAACGCCTCGCCGGCCGACGACCGCGCCGCGCTCGCCCGGTTCGAGGAGGGTGTGGCGCAGGCCGCGGCGCTCGGCGTACGCCCGGAGATCCGCCACATCGCCGCCACGGCCGCCGCGATCGACCTGCCGGAGACACGGCTGGACGCCGTCCGCATCGGCATCGGCACGTACGGCCTCTCGCCCTTCGACGACCGCTCCTCCGCGGAACTGGGTCTGCGCCCGGCCATGACCCTGCGCGGGGCGGTGGCGGCCGTCCGTCGTGTTCCCGCCGGTACCGGGGTCTCCTACGACTACGTGCACCGCACCGACCGCGAGACCACCCTGGCGCTCGTGCCCCTCGGTTATGCCGACGGCGTGCCCCGCAGCGCCTCCGGACGCCTGCCCGTGTCGATCGGAGGGCGCCGCTACACGAACGTCGGACGGATCGCGATGGATCAGTTCGTCGTGGACGTCGGGGATGCACCGGTGGGTGTCGGTGACGAGGTCACCCTGTTCGGGGATCCGACCCTCGGCGTGCCGTCGGCCACGGATTGGGCGGAGGCCGCCGGCACGATCGGCTACGAGATCGTCACCCGCATCGGTCACCGGGTGCCGCGGAGGACGACGTGA